From a region of the Mercurialis annua linkage group LG1-X, ddMerAnnu1.2, whole genome shotgun sequence genome:
- the LOC126665949 gene encoding L-ascorbate oxidase-like — MIGERIVVCMVLLSLMKASFGVKRHFYKWNVEYMFWSPDCKENMVMGINGQFPGPTIRSRAGDYIHVQLTNKLHTEGVVIHWHGIRQMGTPWADGTASISQCVINPGETFNYRFIVDRAGTYFYHGHYGMQRSAGLYGSLIVDVGKGEKEGFEYDGEFDLLLSDWWHQGVHLQELGLSSSPIRWIGEPQSILINGRGQYNCSLAAHYSKNPSQQCMLKGGEQCAPYILHVEPQKKYRLRIASTTALASLNFAIAGHKMVVVEADGNYVEPFKTKSLDIYSGESYSVIITTNKNPSQNYWISAGVIARPPNTSQALTLLNYVNVSASKLPKSPPPQTPTWNDTARSKAFTNRILAKKGTHPPPINYDRRIVLLNTQNRHNGVIKWALNNVSLSLPFTPYLGAMKFGLHQAFDQAKPPESYDMSYDVMKPGDNPNTTIGNGVYMLGYMTTVDVILQNANALSKGVSEAHPWHLHGHDFWVLGYGEGKFSEKDERKLNLKNPPLRNTAVIFPYGWTALRFVADNPGVWAFHCHIEPHLHMGMGVVFAEAVERVKNIPSEAISCGLTARRFINTTKLHA, encoded by the exons ATGATAGGTGAGAGGATTGTGGTTTGCATGGTGCTGTTATCGTTGATGAAAGCATCATTTGGTGTGAAAAGACATTTTTACAAATGGAATGTAGAGTATATGTTCTGGTCACCGGATTGTAAAGAGAACATGGTTATGGGTATCAACGGACAGTTTCCAGGGCCGACCATCAGATCACGAGCAGGAGATTACATTCATGTTCAGCTTACTAATAAGCTTCACACTGAAGGAGTTGTTATTCATTGGCATGGAATTCGACag ATGGGAACGCCATGGGCAGATGGTACTGCCTCCATTTCTCAGTGTGTTATTAATCCCGGCGAAACATTTAATTATAGATTCATTGTCGACAGG GCAGGAACATATTTTTACCATGGACATTATGGAATGCAAAGGTCAGCAGGGCTATATGGGTCATTAATAGTTGATGTGGGCAAAGGAGAAAAGGAGGGATTTGAATACGATGGTGAATTTGATTTACTATTAAGTGATTGGTGGCATCAAGGTGTTCATCTCCAAGAACTTGGCCTTTCCTCCAGCCCTATACGTTGGATCGGTGAACCCCAG AGCATACTCATCAATGGAAGAGGGCAATATAACTGTTCCCTAGCAGCGCACTATAGCAAAAACCCTAGCCAACAATGTATGTTAAAAGGTGGTGAACAATGCGCACCCTATATTCTGCATGTGGAACCACAAAAGAAATACAGGCTAAGAATTGCCAGTACCACTGCCCTAGCTTCTCTCAACTTCGCCATTGCT GGTCACAAGATGGTGGTGGTAGAAGCAGATGGGAATTATGTGGAACCATTTAAAACTAAAAGCTTGGACATTTACTCTGGAGAGAGCTACTCTGTCATAATTACCACAAATAAAAATCCTTCTCAAAACTATTGGATTTCTGCGGGTGTTATAGCAAGACCACCCAATACTTCTCAAGCCCTAACTCTTCTAAATTATGTAAATGTGTCTGCTTCAAAACTCCCTAAATCCCCACCTCCTCAAACCCCTACATGGAACGACACCGCTCGTAGCAAAGCATTCACTAACCGCATTTTAGCCAAGAAGGGTACTCATCCCCCTCCCATAAATTACGACCGTCGCATCGTTCTGCTCAACACCCAAAACAGGCATAACGGCGTTATCAAGTGGGCTTTAAACAATGTTTCCCTCTCATTGCCCTTTACTCCATATTTAGGAGCTATGAAATTTGGTCTCCACCAAGCTTTTGATCAAGCGAAGCCACCCGAGTCGTACGACATGAGTTATGATGTGATGAAACCAGGGGACAACCCTAATACGACAATCGGAAATGGGGTTTACATGCTGGGTTACATGACAACGGTGGACGTGATACTTCAAAATGCAAATGCATTAAGCAAAGGAGTGAGCGAAGCGCATCCGTGGCACTTGCACGGGCACGACTTTTGGGTGTTGGGATATGGAGAAGGGAAGTTCAGTGAGAAAGATGAGAGGAAGCTGAACTTGAAGAATCCACCGTTGAGAAATACAGCAGTGATTTTCCCATATGGATGGACTGCACTAAGATTTGTAGCGGACAATCCAGGAGTCTGGGCATTTCACTGCCATATAGAGCCACATTTGCATATGGGTATGGGTGTTGTTTTTGCTGAAGCTGTTGAACGTGTTAAGAATATACCTTCAGAGGCCATATCCTGTGGTTTGACTGCCAGGAGGTTCATCAATACCACTAAGCTTCATGCCTAG